The Deltaproteobacteria bacterium genome has a segment encoding these proteins:
- a CDS encoding NAD-dependent protein deacylase, giving the protein MDDAIDRAAALVRSARRAVAFTGAGISTESGIPDFRSPGGVWDRYDPEEFSFPRYVASADARKKMWRWGLELYPALVAAVPNAGHRALAELERVGRLRCVITQNIDELHQRAGSREVIELHGTAMRVGCLSCDREFERDAVHARIEAGDTDPHCDCGGILKPKTISFGQPMPQAEMARAYREASDCDLLLAVGSSLVVWPAADVVPTAVHHGAKLILINLEPTPFDALADVVVRGKAGAALAAIAAAVRA; this is encoded by the coding sequence ATGGACGACGCGATCGACAGGGCGGCCGCGCTCGTGCGAAGCGCGCGGCGCGCGGTGGCGTTCACCGGCGCGGGAATCTCGACCGAGTCGGGCATCCCCGACTTTCGCAGCCCCGGCGGCGTCTGGGACCGCTACGACCCCGAGGAGTTCTCGTTTCCGCGCTACGTCGCGAGCGCCGACGCGCGCAAGAAGATGTGGCGCTGGGGCCTCGAGCTGTACCCCGCGCTGGTTGCCGCCGTGCCGAACGCCGGACACCGAGCGCTGGCCGAACTCGAGCGCGTGGGAAGGTTGCGCTGTGTGATCACCCAGAACATCGACGAGCTTCACCAGCGCGCCGGGTCGCGCGAGGTGATCGAACTGCACGGCACCGCGATGCGCGTCGGCTGTCTGTCGTGTGATCGCGAGTTCGAGCGGGACGCGGTGCACGCACGGATCGAAGCGGGCGACACCGACCCGCACTGCGACTGCGGCGGCATCCTCAAGCCGAAGACGATCTCGTTCGGCCAACCGATGCCGCAGGCCGAGATGGCGCGGGCCTACCGCGAGGCGAGCGACTGCGATCTGTTGCTCGCGGTCGGCTCGTCGCTGGTGGTGTGGCCGGCGGCGGACGTCGTACCGACCGCCGTGCACCACGGCGCCAAGCTCATTCTGATCAACCTCGAGCCGACGCCGTTCGACGCGCTCGCCGACGTCGTGGTCCGAGGCAAGGCCGGCGCGGCGCTGGCTGCCATCGCGGCGGCGGTGCGCGCATGA
- a CDS encoding glutathione S-transferase, whose translation MDRFGPLDALASFAASAVRGGRGTSVARAVRAAAPPLDLYDMEGCPDCRLVRERLTELDLNIRVLPCPIGGTEYRPQVPEIPFLVDANRSARVGGAAAILDYLSTAYGDGRPRHRLSRADAATSRVASRIRAGRGVRARPSRRPDQPLELYSFEASPFARRVREVLTELELPYLLHNVGKGALVDWLPPKLRARVAPNAPPTTAHRRELFERAGRVQVPYLVDPNTGVEMFESAAIVDYLERTYAA comes from the coding sequence ATGGACCGATTCGGCCCGCTGGACGCGCTCGCCTCGTTCGCCGCGTCGGCCGTGCGCGGTGGCCGCGGCACGTCGGTCGCCCGCGCCGTCCGAGCCGCGGCGCCGCCGCTCGACCTGTACGACATGGAAGGCTGCCCGGACTGCCGGCTCGTGCGCGAGCGGCTCACCGAACTCGACCTGAACATACGCGTGCTGCCCTGCCCGATCGGCGGCACCGAGTACCGGCCGCAGGTGCCGGAGATCCCATTTCTGGTCGACGCGAACCGGAGCGCCCGCGTCGGCGGCGCGGCGGCGATCCTCGACTACCTTTCGACCGCGTACGGCGATGGCCGCCCGCGGCACCGCCTGTCGCGCGCAGACGCCGCCACGTCGCGCGTTGCGAGCCGCATACGCGCGGGCCGCGGCGTGCGCGCACGCCCGTCGCGCCGGCCGGACCAGCCGCTCGAACTGTACAGCTTCGAGGCCAGCCCGTTCGCCCGCCGCGTGCGCGAGGTGCTCACCGAACTCGAGCTGCCGTACCTGCTGCACAACGTCGGCAAGGGCGCGCTCGTCGACTGGCTGCCGCCGAAGCTCCGGGCGCGGGTCGCGCCGAACGCACCGCCGACGACGGCGCACCGCCGCGAGTTGTTCGAACGCGCCGGCCGCGTGCAAGTGCCCTATCTCGTCGACCCGAACACCGGCGTGGAGATGTTCGAATCCGCCGCGATCGTCGATTATCTGGAGCGCACGTACGCGGCGTAA
- a CDS encoding class I SAM-dependent methyltransferase produces MSWLLSQLYDRTLRKAEAATLAAWRASLLGELSGTVLEIGAGTGANLPHYPARIARLVVTEPDRHMRRRLAAKFPDVDCVDAPVERLPVADASFDAVVATLVLCSVRDPRAALREIARVLRPGGRFAFIEHVAAAEPRRRRVQALVEPVWKRIAGNCHCTRDAERDIRAAGFSIERIGRGDIRGVYPWVRPAIYGIARRAGTERPA; encoded by the coding sequence ATGAGTTGGTTGCTGTCGCAGCTCTACGACCGCACGCTGCGCAAGGCGGAGGCCGCGACGCTCGCCGCGTGGCGCGCCAGCCTGTTGGGCGAGCTGTCCGGCACCGTCCTCGAGATCGGCGCGGGTACCGGAGCGAACCTGCCGCACTATCCGGCGCGTATCGCCCGCCTCGTGGTCACGGAGCCCGATCGGCACATGCGGCGCCGGCTCGCCGCCAAGTTTCCCGACGTCGATTGCGTCGACGCGCCGGTGGAGCGGCTGCCGGTAGCCGACGCATCCTTCGACGCGGTCGTCGCGACGCTGGTGCTGTGCTCGGTGCGCGATCCGCGCGCGGCGCTGCGCGAGATCGCGCGCGTGCTGCGGCCGGGCGGGCGCTTCGCGTTCATCGAGCACGTCGCGGCGGCCGAGCCGCGCCGCCGGCGCGTGCAGGCGCTCGTCGAGCCCGTGTGGAAGCGCATCGCGGGCAACTGCCACTGTACGCGTGACGCCGAGCGAGACATCCGCGCGGCGGGGTTTTCGATCGAGCGCATCGGGCGCGGCGACATTCGCGGCGTCTATCCGTGGGTGCGGCCGGCGATCTACGGGATCGCGCGGCGCGCAGGCACCGAGCGCCCCGCGTAG
- the gloB gene encoding hydroxyacylglutathione hydrolase has product MRIVPIPCLSDNYAYLVVCEATGRAAVVDPSEAEPVAAAIAAEGVDLAAIWNTHHHWDHTGGNDALAAAYPQLEIVGHTTDAARIPGITRRVDEGDTVAVGDEVRARILFNPGHTRGAISYFIETLPAVFTGDTLFLAGCGRLFEGTPEMMYTSLSKLAALPDDTRVYCGHEYTASNLAFAAAVEPDNADVARRRAALAVPSIPGTIAEERATNPFLRARVPAVAAAAARRAPIDRTDPVAVFAALRQWKDEFRGVDCE; this is encoded by the coding sequence ATGCGCATCGTCCCGATTCCATGCTTGAGCGACAACTACGCCTATCTGGTCGTCTGTGAGGCGACCGGCCGCGCGGCGGTCGTCGACCCGTCCGAGGCGGAACCGGTCGCGGCCGCGATCGCCGCCGAGGGCGTCGACCTCGCGGCCATCTGGAACACCCACCACCACTGGGACCACACCGGCGGCAACGATGCGCTCGCCGCCGCCTACCCGCAGCTCGAGATCGTTGGACATACGACTGACGCGGCGCGCATCCCGGGAATCACCCGGCGCGTGGACGAGGGCGACACGGTCGCGGTCGGCGACGAGGTGCGCGCGCGCATCCTGTTCAACCCCGGACACACGCGCGGCGCGATCAGCTACTTCATCGAGACGCTTCCGGCTGTGTTCACCGGAGACACCCTGTTTCTCGCCGGCTGCGGCCGCCTGTTCGAGGGCACCCCGGAGATGATGTACACATCGCTGTCGAAGTTGGCGGCGCTGCCGGACGACACGCGCGTGTATTGCGGGCACGAGTACACCGCGTCCAACCTCGCGTTCGCCGCCGCGGTCGAACCGGACAACGCGGACGTCGCGCGCCGGCGCGCGGCGCTGGCCGTGCCGTCGATACCCGGCACGATCGCCGAGGAGCGCGCGACGAACCCGTTTTTGCGCGCGCGCGTGCCCGCCGTGGCGGCCGCCGCGGCGCGGCGCGCCCCGATCGACCGCACCGATCCGGTCGCGGTCTTCGCCGCGCTGCGGCAATGGAAGGACGAGTTTCGCGGCGTTGACTGCGAGTGA
- a CDS encoding TetR/AcrR family transcriptional regulator, with translation MFHESASRRTERRRRARRDQIVDAALALAADRGIDGVTIGALAEALDYTPGALYRYFPSKEALFEALEARAIDEMAEHVAGALAGVAAAARAAAVPAAASAVARVLAAADAYVAVAELRPHAAGLVGQLLGTPRQVLGDAAAARVAPAVARLVGAVAGAVADAAASGALTPGDARARTADLWAAVHGAVSLGKLARFDRLAADAGAELGGLFDARARAASLSRALLSGWGAAQDVVDRASAVVSDWRESWLRAMR, from the coding sequence GTGTTTCACGAATCAGCCAGCCGACGCACCGAGCGCCGGCGCCGTGCCCGCCGCGATCAGATCGTCGACGCGGCCCTGGCGCTCGCGGCCGACCGCGGGATCGACGGCGTCACCATCGGCGCCCTGGCAGAGGCGCTCGACTACACGCCGGGCGCGCTCTACCGCTATTTCCCATCCAAGGAGGCGCTGTTCGAGGCCCTCGAGGCGCGGGCGATCGACGAGATGGCCGAGCACGTCGCCGGTGCGTTGGCGGGAGTCGCCGCGGCCGCGCGCGCGGCCGCGGTGCCCGCGGCCGCCTCCGCGGTCGCGCGCGTGCTCGCCGCGGCCGACGCCTACGTCGCCGTGGCGGAGTTGCGGCCGCACGCCGCTGGCCTGGTCGGCCAGTTGTTGGGCACGCCGCGGCAGGTGCTCGGCGACGCGGCCGCAGCGCGCGTGGCCCCGGCGGTGGCGCGGCTGGTGGGAGCCGTCGCCGGCGCCGTCGCCGACGCCGCCGCGTCCGGCGCGCTGACGCCGGGGGACGCGCGCGCGCGCACCGCGGACCTGTGGGCGGCCGTGCACGGCGCGGTGTCGCTCGGCAAGCTCGCGCGGTTCGACCGGCTCGCCGCGGATGCCGGGGCGGAACTCGGCGGCCTGTTCGACGCGCGAGCGCGCGCCGCGTCGCTGTCGCGCGCGCTGCTGTCCGGCTGGGGCGCTGCGCAGGACGTCGTCGACCGGGCGTCGGCGGTGGTCTCCGATTGGAGGGAGTCATGGCTGCGAGCTATGCGATAG
- a CDS encoding carboxypeptidase regulatory-like domain-containing protein codes for MGRGSVVAAAALAAALAVACGSSNQGEGPPDSGPAPECTTNADCDDGNDCSFDWCDQGSCAHEPDDQLEGEPCDDGDACTTNNTCQNGVCTGDPVDCSGLSGACATGVCDPATGECVAQPVADDTPCDDATFCTTGDVCVAGECVGQARDCSELDSACTQGVCDEQTAACVAMPINEGGACDDGLFCTTGDQCLAGQCAGQPRDCSTASDQCNVGTCDEDADACVPTPMADGTPCNDGLFCTTSDQCVAGTCTGGATVDCSALTDQCNVGTCDEDADACAKAPANEGSACDDGLFCTTGETCAAGVCSGGAARSCDDGDACTADTCDEGADACVSTPVPPIPNAEGPPGDATCSDGIDNDCDGAADLADASCVGCTLDSDCDDGNPCTTDTCGPSLLCENTPVADGTACDDGLFCTVGDACTGGACAGGSPRDCSALDDPCNRGSCSESADACVQTPTNEGGPCDDGLFCTVGDACSSGACTGSPRDCSPVAGACQAASCDEAGDACVATNLPDGTACDVAFCTVGQTCSGGVCGGGAPRPCSDGNACTSDACDEVADTCVNTALALDPASPVFTSASSTSVCLVAGSGARVVVWTQLADTAGAPVSGASVTIGGIAATESAVSAGSYYVEYVAGATPGAQTLSVVATACGDTVTLAQTVDVTVASPNATSGGGLGGCSPMGGNLRVRAVDESGAPIAGASVLVGDAEATRFETNPEALFGGGSTLASTVATTDANGYATFFDYAGGLSGPIAVTAGATGRSYVTVVGGDASDVVLELPLIHPPQPSTSLYSDGRGMPTPPDCGDVDAAVVLPHLDIDVIGTFETSLLFEPNRCWDPGNNLVSSTPVALPQNVWLPAQGAGGLFVCGASQFDEAPWSLRLKNTADTGVREDVVMVAADATLQDVQSILGGGSIADILPVLDYNNLGFLLDVNVAGDVSPNTINLQFSYPNPVTLTFAGAPVETDIVGISGGDYDGTNGVGPLMLMGTDVRPFTSSGNQVTLPNADFGSMDPMGVRRVAALVALYLDDADSNHTSAIAGREDGVSTIYVRDDGANPANAPYTASGGTFNLSTDFGLSPFLNIPLVTFSDPGHFEWSNATNGGNVPVFSRHDLTVVTETYLPVLSCATENEVRESRTTHWIVYKPFGLDCGASECFTLPTLPASFPRATPGPQQRAGLEPIVGSGAACSGACPVAGETCVDPDGAGGAATAMCMGGSGTASDPYTVQRYEWVAHVYSMQILTRTTPFDFDDFDFADRRLYMTHEATNRAPLP; via the coding sequence ATGGGAAGAGGGTCCGTCGTCGCTGCGGCTGCGCTCGCCGCGGCCCTAGCCGTCGCGTGTGGAAGCTCCAACCAAGGAGAAGGCCCGCCGGATAGCGGACCCGCGCCCGAGTGTACGACCAACGCCGACTGCGACGACGGCAACGACTGCTCATTCGACTGGTGCGACCAGGGCTCGTGCGCGCACGAACCGGACGACCAGCTCGAGGGCGAGCCGTGCGACGACGGCGACGCGTGCACGACCAACAACACGTGCCAAAACGGCGTATGCACCGGCGACCCGGTCGACTGCAGCGGCCTCAGCGGAGCGTGTGCGACCGGCGTGTGCGATCCGGCCACCGGCGAGTGCGTCGCGCAACCGGTCGCCGACGACACGCCGTGCGACGACGCGACGTTCTGCACCACGGGTGACGTATGTGTCGCCGGCGAGTGCGTCGGCCAGGCGCGCGACTGCAGCGAGCTCGACAGCGCGTGTACGCAAGGCGTGTGCGACGAACAGACCGCCGCCTGCGTCGCGATGCCGATCAACGAGGGCGGCGCGTGCGACGACGGCTTGTTTTGCACGACCGGCGACCAGTGCCTCGCCGGCCAGTGCGCCGGACAGCCGCGCGACTGCTCGACCGCGTCCGATCAGTGCAACGTCGGCACGTGCGACGAGGACGCCGACGCCTGCGTGCCCACGCCGATGGCGGACGGCACACCATGCAACGACGGCCTGTTTTGCACCACATCCGATCAGTGCGTTGCCGGCACATGTACCGGCGGCGCCACGGTGGACTGCTCCGCCCTCACCGACCAATGCAACGTCGGCACGTGCGACGAAGACGCCGACGCCTGCGCGAAAGCGCCCGCCAACGAGGGCAGCGCGTGCGACGACGGGCTGTTCTGTACGACCGGCGAGACCTGCGCGGCCGGCGTGTGCAGCGGCGGCGCCGCGCGGTCGTGCGACGACGGCGACGCCTGCACGGCCGACACCTGCGACGAGGGCGCCGACGCATGCGTCTCCACGCCCGTGCCGCCGATCCCGAACGCCGAGGGACCGCCCGGCGACGCCACTTGCTCGGACGGGATCGACAACGACTGCGACGGCGCTGCCGATCTAGCCGACGCGAGCTGCGTCGGCTGCACCCTCGACAGCGATTGCGACGACGGCAATCCGTGCACGACGGACACCTGCGGTCCCTCGTTGCTGTGCGAAAACACGCCGGTTGCCGACGGCACCGCGTGCGACGATGGCCTGTTCTGCACCGTCGGCGACGCCTGCACCGGCGGTGCCTGCGCCGGCGGCTCGCCGCGCGATTGCTCGGCCCTCGACGACCCCTGCAACCGCGGAAGCTGCAGCGAGTCGGCGGATGCGTGCGTGCAGACGCCGACCAACGAAGGCGGACCATGCGACGATGGGTTGTTCTGCACGGTCGGCGACGCCTGCTCGAGCGGCGCGTGCACCGGTAGCCCGCGCGACTGCTCGCCGGTCGCCGGCGCCTGCCAGGCGGCGTCGTGTGACGAGGCCGGCGACGCCTGCGTGGCGACCAATTTGCCCGACGGGACCGCGTGCGACGTTGCGTTCTGCACGGTCGGCCAGACCTGTAGCGGCGGCGTGTGCGGCGGCGGCGCGCCGCGCCCGTGCAGCGACGGCAACGCATGCACGTCGGATGCCTGCGACGAGGTCGCCGACACGTGCGTCAACACCGCCCTGGCTCTCGACCCGGCGTCGCCCGTGTTCACGAGCGCGTCGTCCACGTCCGTGTGCCTCGTCGCGGGCTCCGGCGCGCGCGTCGTCGTGTGGACCCAACTCGCCGACACCGCCGGGGCGCCGGTTTCCGGCGCGTCCGTGACCATCGGCGGCATCGCCGCCACCGAGTCGGCCGTGAGCGCAGGCAGCTACTACGTCGAGTACGTCGCCGGCGCGACGCCCGGCGCGCAGACGTTGTCGGTCGTCGCGACGGCGTGCGGCGATACGGTGACGCTGGCGCAGACGGTCGACGTCACGGTGGCGTCGCCGAACGCGACCTCCGGCGGCGGCCTCGGCGGCTGCTCGCCGATGGGCGGCAACCTGCGCGTGCGGGCGGTCGACGAGTCCGGCGCTCCGATCGCGGGCGCGAGCGTGCTGGTCGGCGACGCGGAGGCAACGCGATTCGAGACGAACCCCGAAGCGCTGTTCGGCGGCGGCAGCACGCTGGCATCCACCGTCGCGACGACGGACGCCAACGGGTACGCGACGTTCTTCGACTACGCCGGAGGACTGTCCGGCCCCATCGCCGTGACCGCCGGCGCCACGGGGCGCTCGTACGTCACCGTCGTCGGCGGCGACGCATCCGACGTCGTGCTCGAGCTTCCGCTCATTCACCCGCCGCAGCCGTCCACCAGCCTCTACAGCGACGGCCGCGGTATGCCGACGCCGCCCGATTGCGGCGACGTCGACGCGGCCGTGGTCCTGCCGCACCTGGACATCGACGTGATCGGCACGTTCGAGACCAGCCTGCTGTTCGAGCCGAACCGATGCTGGGATCCCGGCAACAACCTGGTGAGCAGTACGCCGGTCGCACTGCCGCAGAACGTGTGGCTACCCGCGCAGGGCGCCGGCGGACTGTTCGTGTGCGGCGCATCGCAGTTCGACGAGGCGCCCTGGTCGCTGCGGCTGAAGAACACGGCCGATACCGGTGTGCGCGAAGACGTCGTGATGGTCGCGGCCGATGCGACGCTGCAGGACGTCCAGTCGATCCTCGGCGGCGGCTCGATCGCGGACATCCTGCCGGTGCTCGACTACAACAACCTCGGCTTCTTGCTCGACGTCAACGTCGCCGGCGACGTGTCGCCCAACACGATCAACCTGCAGTTCTCCTACCCGAACCCGGTCACGCTCACGTTCGCGGGGGCGCCGGTCGAGACCGACATCGTCGGCATCTCCGGTGGCGACTACGACGGGACCAACGGCGTGGGTCCGCTCATGCTCATGGGAACCGACGTACGCCCGTTTACATCGAGCGGCAACCAGGTCACGCTGCCCAACGCCGACTTCGGCTCGATGGACCCGATGGGCGTGCGGCGGGTGGCCGCGCTCGTCGCGCTGTACCTCGACGACGCCGACTCGAATCACACGTCCGCCATCGCGGGCCGCGAAGACGGCGTGAGCACCATCTACGTCCGCGACGACGGCGCCAATCCGGCCAATGCGCCGTATACGGCATCCGGCGGCACGTTCAACCTGTCGACCGACTTCGGCCTGTCGCCGTTTTTGAACATCCCGCTGGTCACGTTCTCCGACCCCGGTCACTTCGAGTGGTCGAACGCGACCAACGGCGGCAACGTGCCGGTGTTCTCGCGCCACGATCTGACCGTCGTGACCGAGACGTACCTGCCGGTGCTTTCGTGCGCGACGGAAAACGAGGTGCGCGAGAGTCGGACGACCCACTGGATCGTGTACAAGCCGTTCGGGCTCGACTGCGGCGCATCGGAGTGTTTCACGCTGCCAACGCTGCCCGCGTCGTTTCCGCGGGCGACGCCGGGGCCGCAGCAGCGCGCCGGGCTCGAACCGATCGTCGGCAGCGGCGCGGCGTGCTCGGGGGCGTGCCCGGTCGCCGGGGAGACCTGCGTCGACCCCGACGGGGCCGGCGGCGCCGCCACCGCGATGTGCATGGGCGGCAGCGGAACGGCGTCCGACCCGTACACGGTCCAGCGTTACGAGTGGGTCGCACACGTCTACAGCATGCAGATCCTCACGCGCACGACTCCGTTCGACTTCGACGACTTCGACTTCGCCGACCGGCGGCTGTACATGACCCACGAAGCGACGAACCGCGCGCCGCTGCCATGA